Proteins encoded together in one Nitrospirota bacterium window:
- a CDS encoding phosphatidylglycerophosphatase A yields the protein MRAAQPPGGDGDAVQRRWAWWVATAGGVGAAPWAPGTAGSLVGAAVGWAAGRLLGPGWYVVGTAALFGLGVAVATRVERTTGRKDPSVVVIDEVVGMLVALFALPLRAGDVLIAFLCFRIFDIAKPFPLRRLEAQPGGWGIMLDDLVAGLYTNVLVRIGLWAAGVV from the coding sequence GTGCGGGCCGCGCAACCTCCGGGAGGAGACGGCGACGCGGTGCAACGGCGATGGGCATGGTGGGTGGCTACGGCCGGGGGCGTTGGAGCCGCACCGTGGGCGCCCGGCACCGCCGGAAGCCTCGTCGGCGCGGCCGTCGGTTGGGCGGCCGGACGCTTGTTGGGTCCGGGCTGGTATGTGGTGGGAACCGCCGCGCTGTTCGGGCTCGGGGTCGCGGTCGCCACCCGCGTTGAGCGCACCACAGGGCGTAAAGATCCGTCGGTCGTGGTGATCGACGAGGTCGTCGGCATGCTCGTGGCCCTGTTTGCTTTACCGCTTCGAGCCGGCGACGTGCTGATCGCCTTTCTCTGTTTTCGGATTTTCGATATCGCCAAACCGTTTCCGCTCCGTCGCCTCGAAGCGCAGCCCGGGGGGTGGGGCATTATGCTCGACGATCTGGTCGCGGGTCTCTACACCAACGTGCTCGTGCGGATAGGACTGTGGGCAGCGGGAGTGGTCTGA
- a CDS encoding competence/damage-inducible protein A produces MGSGSGLKTELIAVGTELLWGDRIDTNTVALSDALAALGIRVSAKTVVGDDEATLARALTDAMARASLVIMTGGLGLTHDDITTRVVAKALGRDLTLREEVAADIRAAYRRRGREATPASERLAFLPAGADILRNPVGIAPGFRLTERAVSLVALPGVPSEMRAMFDTAVAPWLSRLTAGAAPMTRRTIHTFGLSESEVDQRLSDLFRDAACETGMLASPKGVEIRLRARGGDRSVVGLNHLVSAIAQRLGDAVYAFDGRAMEAVVGDALLAKGWTLAVAESCTGGLVGHRLTDVPGSSRYFVGGWVTYANEAKMSWLGVDREQLATYGAVSEPVAAQMAQGARRHAGSDMGLSLTGIAGPEGGTPEKPVGTLVVGLASDRGTETSRWRFTGSRTDTKLAFSQFGLNAVRRFVLGA; encoded by the coding sequence GTGGGCAGCGGGAGTGGTCTGAAGACCGAGTTGATTGCGGTCGGCACGGAATTGCTTTGGGGGGACCGGATCGACACGAACACGGTGGCGCTCTCCGACGCCTTGGCCGCCCTCGGGATTCGGGTGTCGGCCAAAACCGTGGTCGGGGACGACGAGGCCACGCTCGCCCGCGCGTTGACGGATGCCATGGCGCGGGCGTCGTTGGTCATCATGACCGGAGGGCTCGGGCTGACGCACGACGACATTACCACCCGAGTCGTGGCGAAGGCCCTGGGACGTGATCTGACGCTTCGGGAGGAGGTGGCGGCCGATATCCGGGCCGCCTACCGCCGACGGGGGCGCGAGGCCACGCCGGCGAGCGAACGGCTGGCGTTCTTGCCCGCCGGGGCGGACATCTTGCGGAATCCCGTGGGAATCGCGCCGGGGTTTCGACTGACGGAACGAGCCGTCTCCCTGGTGGCGCTCCCCGGGGTGCCGTCGGAGATGCGCGCCATGTTCGACACGGCCGTTGCCCCGTGGCTCTCGCGACTGACCGCCGGGGCGGCGCCGATGACTCGGCGCACGATACACACGTTCGGGCTCAGTGAATCGGAAGTGGATCAGCGGTTGTCGGATCTGTTCCGCGACGCCGCGTGTGAGACCGGAATGTTGGCGTCACCCAAAGGCGTGGAGATCCGGTTGCGGGCGAGGGGCGGGGATCGTTCGGTCGTCGGCTTGAACCACCTCGTTTCGGCGATCGCCCAGCGATTGGGTGACGCGGTGTACGCGTTCGACGGCCGGGCCATGGAGGCCGTGGTGGGCGACGCGCTGCTCGCCAAGGGGTGGACGCTGGCTGTTGCCGAATCGTGCACCGGAGGGTTGGTGGGGCATCGGCTGACTGACGTGCCGGGCAGCTCCCGGTATTTTGTCGGCGGCTGGGTGACGTATGCCAACGAAGCCAAAATGAGCTGGCTGGGCGTGGACCGCGAACAATTGGCCACGTACGGTGCGGTCAGCGAGCCGGTCGCGGCGCAGATGGCCCAAGGCGCACGCCGACACGCGGGCAGCGACATGGGCTTGTCCTTGACGGGCATCGCGGGACCGGAAGGCGGGACCCCCGAGAAACCGGTCGGCACGCTGGTCGTCGGCCTGGCCAGCGATCGTGGCACCGAGACCAGCCGGTGGCGGTTCACGGGTTCGCGCACGGATACCAAGCTCGCGTTTTCGCAGTTCGGGTTGAACGCGGTCCGGCGGTTCGTCTTGGGGGCGTGA
- the thpR gene encoding RNA 2',3'-cyclic phosphodiesterase, translating to MAVHVPDAWLGGLTVLRERLARHTAGVRWVQPDGSHVTLAFLGQIARSRVPGIAARLSDVARECPPCRVHAGGIGVFPHPGRATVLWLGVQDPSGGLLRLQRRVEQALSAEGFTPDERPFHPHVTLGRWRTPPPRTSVDAVLAEPLPPALSGSAGEWMVTEIRLMESRLTSEGSIYTVLEALRLTGNAAS from the coding sequence GTGGCGGTTCACGTACCCGATGCGTGGCTGGGCGGCTTGACAGTGCTCCGGGAGCGCCTGGCGCGTCACACGGCGGGTGTGCGGTGGGTGCAGCCGGACGGCTCGCACGTCACCCTCGCGTTTCTGGGGCAGATCGCGCGTTCCCGCGTTCCAGGCATCGCGGCGCGGCTGAGCGATGTGGCGCGGGAGTGTCCGCCTTGTCGGGTCCACGCCGGCGGGATCGGGGTCTTCCCCCATCCCGGTCGCGCCACCGTGCTGTGGTTAGGGGTGCAGGATCCCTCCGGCGGACTGCTCCGATTGCAGCGGCGGGTGGAGCAGGCGTTGTCCGCCGAAGGGTTCACGCCGGACGAACGACCGTTCCATCCGCATGTGACGTTGGGACGGTGGCGCACGCCGCCCCCCAGAACCAGCGTCGACGCGGTGCTCGCGGAACCGCTGCCGCCGGCGCTGAGTGGCTCCGCTGGGGAGTGGATGGTAACCGAAATCCGGCTGATGGAAAGCCGATTGACTTCGGAAGGGTCGATCTACACGGTGCTGGAAGCACTACGGCTCACGGGTAACGCGGCGAGTTGA
- the recA gene encoding recombinase RecA translates to MIAKEKEQQGNRMKALDLALAQIEKQFGKGTIMRLGADGAVIETSVIPSGSLGLDIALGVGGLPRGRIVEIFGPESSGKTTLSLQAVAAAQAEGGVAAFIDAEHALDMAYAKRLGVKTDDLLVSQPDTGEQALEITETLVRSGALDVVVVDSVAALVPRAELEGEMGDSHMGLQARLMSQAMRKLTAAISKSHTTVIFINQIRMKIGVMFGNPETTTGGNALKFYASVRLDIRRTDALKEGQDVVGSRVRVKVVKNKMAPPFRQADFDIMFNEGISRLGEMIDLGVEKGIVEKSGAWYAYKGDRIGQGRENAKHFLREQAAVAKEIEARIREAYGLIPREKGLQKGAEA, encoded by the coding sequence ATGATTGCAAAGGAGAAGGAGCAGCAAGGCAACCGGATGAAGGCGCTGGATCTGGCGCTGGCGCAAATCGAGAAACAGTTCGGCAAGGGGACCATTATGCGCCTGGGCGCGGATGGCGCCGTGATCGAGACGTCGGTCATCCCCTCGGGATCGCTGGGACTCGACATCGCCCTCGGCGTCGGGGGGTTGCCGCGAGGCCGGATTGTGGAGATCTTCGGACCGGAGTCGTCGGGGAAGACCACGCTCTCGCTGCAAGCGGTTGCCGCGGCCCAGGCAGAGGGCGGCGTCGCGGCTTTTATCGACGCCGAACACGCCCTGGATATGGCGTACGCCAAGCGCCTCGGCGTCAAGACCGACGACCTGCTGGTCTCGCAGCCGGACACCGGGGAGCAAGCGCTGGAGATCACGGAAACGCTGGTGCGCAGCGGCGCACTGGACGTCGTGGTGGTGGACTCGGTGGCCGCGCTGGTGCCGCGAGCCGAGTTGGAGGGGGAGATGGGCGACTCGCACATGGGGTTGCAGGCTCGCCTCATGTCGCAAGCCATGCGCAAGCTCACGGCCGCGATCAGCAAGTCACACACCACGGTCATTTTTATCAACCAGATCCGGATGAAGATCGGCGTGATGTTCGGGAATCCCGAAACCACCACCGGCGGCAACGCGCTCAAGTTCTACGCGTCGGTCCGCCTGGACATCCGACGGACCGATGCCCTCAAAGAAGGGCAGGACGTGGTGGGCAGCCGCGTGCGCGTGAAAGTCGTCAAAAACAAGATGGCGCCGCCGTTCCGTCAGGCTGATTTTGATATCATGTTCAATGAAGGGATTTCGAGGCTGGGCGAGATGATCGACCTGGGGGTGGAGAAAGGGATCGTTGAAAAGAGCGGAGCCTGGTATGCTTACAAGGGCGACCGGATCGGGCAAGGGCGCGAGAACGCGAAGCACTTTCTGCGGGAGCAGGCCGCGGTGGCGAAGGAGATCGAAGCCCGCATCCGGGAGGCGTACGGTCTGATCCCGCGCGAGAAGGGGCTTCAAAAGGGAGCCGAAGCGTGA
- a CDS encoding type IV pilus twitching motility protein PilT, whose product MSLNIDELLKAAVAKRGSDLHLKVGSPPTVRVDGHLEPLDPSVRLTQEDAVAIAFSIMNNTQKQRFKEKSEIDLAYSAPGLGRFRVNLYQQRGTVNMVFRSVPTKILTFQDLHLPAVIEKLAGETRGLILVTGTTGSGKSTTLAAIIDYINRSRTENVITIEDPIEFLHRDRKCLVSQREIGADTESFSVALRSALRQDPDVILVGEMRDFETISTALIAAETGHLVLSTLHTVDATETVNRIISVFPPYQQKQVRLQLAAIIKGVISQRLVPRMDGQGRVPAVEVMVATQTIRECVIDPDKTRRIHDVITAGTSQYGMQTFDQSLAQLCREKLVAYEEALRWCSNPDDFALKMKGVQSTGDLTWETDKAAPAAAEPPAFKVERFGK is encoded by the coding sequence GTGAGCTTAAACATTGACGAATTGTTGAAGGCGGCGGTGGCCAAACGGGGTTCCGACCTCCATTTGAAGGTGGGCAGTCCTCCGACCGTCCGGGTCGATGGGCACCTGGAGCCGTTGGATCCCTCGGTTCGCCTCACCCAGGAGGACGCGGTCGCCATCGCGTTCTCGATCATGAACAACACCCAGAAGCAGCGGTTCAAGGAGAAATCCGAGATCGACTTGGCGTACAGCGCACCGGGTCTGGGGCGGTTCCGCGTCAACCTCTACCAGCAACGCGGAACCGTCAACATGGTGTTCCGATCCGTTCCCACCAAGATTCTCACGTTCCAGGATCTGCACCTGCCCGCCGTGATCGAAAAGTTGGCCGGCGAGACGCGTGGATTGATTCTGGTGACTGGAACCACCGGAAGCGGCAAGTCTACGACCTTGGCTGCGATTATCGACTACATCAACCGCAGCCGTACGGAGAACGTCATCACGATCGAAGATCCCATCGAGTTCCTGCATCGGGATCGGAAGTGTCTGGTCAGCCAGCGGGAGATCGGCGCGGACACCGAGTCCTTCAGCGTGGCGTTGCGGTCCGCGCTGCGCCAGGATCCCGACGTGATCCTGGTCGGTGAGATGCGGGACTTCGAGACGATTTCGACCGCGCTCATCGCCGCGGAAACCGGGCACTTGGTGCTGAGCACGCTGCACACCGTAGACGCGACCGAGACGGTGAACCGTATCATCTCGGTGTTCCCGCCCTACCAGCAGAAACAAGTGCGCCTGCAACTGGCCGCGATCATCAAGGGCGTGATCTCCCAGCGGCTGGTGCCCCGCATGGACGGCCAGGGGCGCGTGCCCGCGGTGGAGGTGATGGTCGCCACGCAGACCATCCGCGAGTGCGTGATCGACCCCGACAAGACCCGGCGGATCCACGACGTGATCACCGCCGGGACGTCCCAGTACGGGATGCAGACCTTTGATCAGTCCCTGGCGCAGTTGTGTCGCGAAAAACTCGTGGCCTACGAAGAGGCGTTGCGCTGGTGCTCGAATCCCGACGACTTCGCGCTCAAGATGAAGGGCGTGCAGTCCACCGGCGATCTCACGTGGGAGACCGACAAGGCGGCACCGGCCGCGGCTGAGCCTCCGGCGTTCAAGGTCGAACGGTTCGGCAAGTGA